GTAAGTAAGATTAAATATCAGACTAAAGGCCACCAGGTGTTGTGATGAAAAAAGATGCAAATGAACTCCAGAATTATTACTCAAAGAACAGCATTCACTATAATTATGGGATGCAgaacaggaaaagaaaacacaaaccTATAAAACAGAGACTAAGGCTAGGATCTTGTATTCATGGGCATTGGTGTCcattgggatttggttccaggaccattAGTGCATGGTAAAAGTTATTTAAAATGACAGAATTAAGGTTcgctttttggatttaaaaaaaatgtcaagcAATAGATGGTTAAATCTATGGACGTAGCATCTGTGGATATGAGTAAGCCCATCCTTCTATATTATACACAGCAAGCTGCTTTTGAAAATGAGTTACATTAACAGTTTATGACATAGCATGGGAGTGAGCAATGTTCAAAACAGAGGATGGGGTATCAAAAATCCCAATAGTCATACTTTCAGGAACATGTAAAATAATTATTTCAGTCCTTGTCCAATTTTTGAAAGTGGCATTCACATGTAGCCATTCATTTACCTTGAATTTTTTTCCACCCAGGGTCTCAATTTCAGACTCCTTGCCAATGACAAATTTATTAGTCATAGACTTCCCTCCTGGGTAAATCTGGGACCAGATGAATTCATCTCCATTCTGCATCACTTCAGTCACAATcttgaaattccttcctttttcaaTTGTATCAGCAGGAATCCCTAATTCAGTGGAAATACAAATTTGATTTTCATCAATGGTTGATCTGTTTGGTTGCTTCCCAAATATCTGTAGAAGTTGTGACACTGGGTAACTGTCCCTTCCCCCACAAGGACAGGAGAAAGATATACTACGGGGTGGGCAAAATGAAGGTGTTGGCCCCATCCCAAACAAAAAAATCTGACCTCAAATGAATTTTTCTGTTAATCCCCTGATGCCTAGCATTGCATTAACTAAAATCTTCCATTGAGCATTTAGAAACACAATTTGGGCTtccaaagaaaagaggaagtGACCAAAGGAATGTCAACATGGAATTTTGTGAGTGAATTATTTTCA
This genomic interval from Anolis sagrei isolate rAnoSag1 chromosome 2, rAnoSag1.mat, whole genome shotgun sequence contains the following:
- the FABP6 gene encoding gastrotropin isoform X1; translated protein: MGPTPSFCPPRSISFSCPCGGRDSYPVSQLLQIFGKQPNRSTIDENQICISTELGIPADTIEKGRNFKIVTEVMQNGDEFIWSQIYPGGKSMTNKFVIGKESEIETLGGKKFKATVKMEGGKVVADFPNYHHTAEIAGGKLVEISTVGDVTFKRVSKKLA